Proteins encoded together in one Tepidibacillus fermentans window:
- a CDS encoding DUF960 family protein yields MSRKRKPKYVTKAVSEEISVEIQALLWGLMDILATKRKERMDYLQVFEISATKKHIHIVNKQEKPPIQEKFVFSNVSIVTKNVVVWIIDDHEKQVMLFPSDY; encoded by the coding sequence TTGTCTAGAAAACGAAAGCCAAAATATGTAACAAAAGCTGTTAGCGAAGAGATTAGCGTTGAAATTCAGGCTCTACTATGGGGATTGATGGACATATTAGCGACTAAGAGAAAAGAACGAATGGATTATTTGCAGGTTTTTGAAATTTCAGCAACTAAAAAGCACATTCACATTGTAAATAAACAAGAAAAGCCACCTATACAAGAGAAATTTGTATTCAGTAATGTATCTATTGTTACTAAAAATGTAGTTGTCTGGATAATCGATGACCATGAAAAACAGGTAATGCTGTTCCCTAGTGATTATTAA